One Stratiformator vulcanicus genomic window, GCCTCGACATCCTGCTTCTTGATCGTCTTTTCTTTTTCGCGGGTGATGCTGTTTGAAAGGACGTGTTCACGGGCCGTAAGGTCCGTGATCTTCTTAATACCTTCGGCATCGAGAATATTTTGCGGATTCAGGAACTCGACCGGAGTCTGCTCCAGATAATCGATCGCGCAGTCGTCGAGAATATAACCGTTGAGGTCGGTCCCGATATGTCGGAGGATTTCTTCTTTGAATTTCTCACGCTCTGTATAAAGCTCGACGAAGTCGAAATGCTTACCAACTGTTTTCAATGCTTCGCTGAATTTTGCGTCGAACAGTTCGACGAGAGCCTGCTTGTCGCTCGCCCTTCGGCAACCGAGTGCCTGCGCGACTTGCAGGATATCTTCCCGCGTGTTGTTCACGCGTGTGAAGAATGCGACCTCAATATCTGCCCGCACATTGTCTTTACAGATTAGACCCGACGCACCTTTTCGCGGGATTTCGATCCGCTTAACCGAAAGGTCCATGTGCTCGGCCATGTGGAGCACGGGAATGACCCAGATGCCCTCGCCCGTGGCAGACTTCAGACCGCCGCGGCCGGAGCGGATGATCGCCTCTTCGGGTCCTACCTTGCGATAGAACTTTGAGAACATTGAGAGCACGGCCATGATGCCGATGATCAGCACGAAGAGCACAACCAAACCGGTCACCAAGGTGCCCGTTTCAAGCCATGCCTGGGCGAACGTCAGGTTCGCGAGAATTGTCGAAAGCATTAGGAGTTCTCCGGTTCACCCTGAGACGCAGGCCCGTCGTTCGGTTTAAGCGGTACAGGTTCGATCCAGTAAAGTCGCTGTTCGGGGTCGTAGTCAACAACAGTCGCCGCGCTACCTTTTGCGATCGGCTCTCCATGCGTTCGTGCATTGAGCATTAGGGGCGCTCCGTCTTCATTAATGCGGATGCGACCGAAGTCGCTATCTACTATTGAGGTCTCCACCTCGCACCGCCGACCGATTAACTTTCCGGCGTCGATGGTTTCCACCTCTTTGAATTTTCCTCGCAGCGGCTGGGTCATCACCTTGGCGCCAACAACGCCGAGCGCGAAGGCCCTCGCAATCGCTCCTAAGATCGGAATCCATGCGAGGTCATAATTCACTCCCTGATCAATCAGCATCGAAGCGGTCCAGTACGACAGACCGAACGCGGTCAGCCAAATCATCAGCGGAACATCACCAATATTCAGAAACTTCAGCGAGAGCGCGCCCCAATCCGCGACCGAGGGGGCCGCCTGTTCCGCATCGAACTCAAGGTCCAAATCGAGATCAAGATCGATGTCGAACATGTCCAGGTCGACCGCGCCGACAATCACGAATGACCAATAAGCCAGGCAAAGTCCGAGCAGGACGGTTCCGGGCAGCGTGGCCGGCGAGAGTAGGGCGGTGAGGAACTGATCCATTTTCGATCGGGGACGCGTATCGGTGTCGGCGCGAATTCAAGAAAACGCGTCTCCACGTTGCGATTGTGGGACACGCGTGAGCTTGCACACTCACCGAACGTCAATCCAGCCTGATCGGATCACAAAATTTGCGCAGCGGGCACAGAGTATTCCCCTCAGCGTGAACGCAACAACATTGCCGGTTCCCGCGATTATGCGGCGGATGTCATTGCCCGCGGATCGCGTTGATCGAATGGCCATCGATTTGCGAAGAAGAAATTGACTTTGGTCAAACACACTCGTGCCGAGTCAATGTTGCCGAAGTGCGTGCAGCCGCACTCCGTTTTGAAGAAGAGGGCTCGCTCAAGCCTAAAAAAACGGCTGGGCCCGCTTCACCAATTGCAGGCAGATGCCCCAAGGATCGCGGAGCATTGCAATTTCGTCGCCGTTCGCAATCGTCGCGGGGGCGGCGTGGACCGTTGCGCCCGCGGCGACCAATCTGTCGACATCGGCGGCAAGATCGTCAGACAACCATGCCAGATGCACAACGCGCGGGTCGGCAGAGCTGTAGTCGGGCGTGGGCACGTCTTCGAACGAATATAGCTCCAACAGCACGGTCCCGCTTTCGTCAAGCAAGAATTGTCCGAAGGGCTTTTCAGTGGAATTGACTTTGAATGTCAAACCGAGATGTTCCGCATACCACCGGCCCATCGCAAGAGCATCCGGCACCTGCAGCGCGACATGTTCGAGTTTCATAAATTCGTTCAGAGTTAAGAAGAACGAAGAGTCCTTTTTAGACTCTAACTTGCCGACCCGAATCACTAAACCGTAAAGCCGTAGCTCCGACGGGCCGCGAGGTGAATAGCGGACTCATCAACGGTCACACCAAGCCCCGGTGCGTTCAAGGCAGGAGCGATGCCGCCGCGGCCGAAGGTCAGGTTTTCGTTGACCAGAGGCGTTTTGACGAGATATCGGTCAAAACTTCCCTCTAAATAGCGGATTCCGCCGACGGAGGTCGCGAAATGGCGCCCAGCGGCGGAAAGGATCCCCGTCTCGCCGACCATACAACCGAGTTGATAGGAGAGCCCGGCCCGATGCGCAAGCACGGCGAGCCGATGACTTCTCAGGATTCCGCCGCATTTGGAGAGTCGAATATTAAAGACGTCGCAAAGTCCATCATCAATCGCGCGGCGGCCGTCGCTCTCACTGCACAGCGATTCGTCCAACATGATTGGTACCTCTGTCTGTCCGCGAATTTTACGCAGCCCTGCAATTTGATCATGGGGCACGGGTTGTTCGACGGCGGAGATTCCGGACTCTCCCAGTGCATTTAAGTGCGGCGCGAGATAGGCAACGTCCCACGCTTCGTTGGCATCCACACGAATATCGATCGACGGACCGATCCAACGCCGCACGCGTTGAAGCGAATCAATATCGTCCACGCCGGGCAAGCCAAGTTTTAATTTGCACTGCTTGAACCCATAGAGCCGGTAGAGCAACGGGTTGACGCACTCCTTCCATCGATTCATCGCCGTAATGACGATACTGTAACGCACTTCATCGACCGACGTGCGAATCGGTTCAGTCACGCTATGTGCTTGTGTGACGGCGCTGAAGGGAACATTAAAGCAGCGGCAAGCGGCGTCGAGAAAGGCGATTTCGATGGCGGAGCGAACCGAATTGCCGAAGCAGTCGCGTCGGCCCGGCGGCGCGACGGGCAGCTCTATCAAATCGACCTGCCCAATGGCATCCGCGAGCGATTCGAAGTCACCGGTGAGCGGTTTCACGTTGATTTCTGGAAGCATCGACCAAGCATCGTCGATCGACTCACCGGTTACGTATGGTCGCGGCAAGCCTTCACCCCAGCCGACCGTGCCGTCGGAAAGTTCGGCGCGAACGATCAGCGTATCGTTCTCACGCCGAACATATCCGGCATGTCCGATCTTTTTCTTAAGCGGAATGCGAAGGTGAAAGGCCTTCAGGGAGCGGAGTCGCATAAATCGCAAAGACCTTAAGCGGCGACGGTCTCGGACTGAGGCTCGGCCGTCCGCTGGTCACGGAACCACGCAATCGTTTCCCGCATCCCCTGTTCAAACTCCACCGCGGGCGCATAGCCGAGCTGGCTCTTGGCCTTTTCAATGCTGAAGTCGAGATTCAAACCCAAAAATTTGTACTTCGCCAATGACAAAAGCGGTGCTTCTTTCTTACCGAGCAGTCGCCAGGCACCTTCCATCCCCTTCGCCAACAACTTTGCGACGCCGAGCGGTACGTGCTTTTGCGGCATCTCGTAGCCGGCCTCTTTGCAAATCGTGCTGATGAATTCCGTTTTCGATACGAGGCGCTGGTCGGTGATATTAAACACCTCGCCGACGACATCATCGGACTCGATCGCCAACATCACGGCGGCGACGAGATTCTTCACGTTCGTGTTGTTGAGCAGTTGATCGCCGGAGCCAAGAAAGGCGAACTGACCGCTCTTAATTTTCTCCATGATCCGCGGCAGCACGGTGCGATCGCGGGGCCCATAGATAAAGCCGGGACGCAACACGACGGCTGGCAGATCGCGCGATTCGACGTGTTCGAGAACGAGTTGCTCCGATTCGAACTTCGTCAGCGTATAGCCGTCGATTCCCGAAGCGTTCGGCGGGGTTGATTCATCGGTGCCGTGATGGTCACGGGCCTCGTAAACGCCGAGAGAACTGATCTGCACAAATCGCTTGAGTGCTTCGGTTTGTTCGGCGAAGGTCAGTAACTTTTCCAACCCACGCACATTGACCGCCCGATAGTCTTCGACCGGTCCCCAGTCGCCAACTTTGGCGGCGCAATGAACAATGACCGTGACATCTTTCACGGCGGCTTGCAGTGCGATGGGATCGGTGAGATCACCCCAAGCCGGTTCGACACCCCATTCTTCGAGCAGGGCGACATCGGCGGACCGCCGGACGAGTGCCCGCACGGCGACGCCGCGCCGGCGAAGCGCCTCTGCCACATGGCTTCCGACGAGTCCGGTCGCACCGGTCACGAGGACGAGGTCGTTTTCGGTCAACGTCACAATCCACTCCGACTAATTCGATTCTCGATCAGAAATCTATGCCTCTGATTTTTTCATCGGGTGGGGAACTCAGAGAATCGAGCCAGAACGCCGAAGGTCGTCACTGCCGCGGCGATCAAGAACCATGATGTGTCTCAATCGACAGAACCCGTTGGTGGCTGGCGGCGGGAGGCTACCTGACGTTCGCGACGATGAGCGTGCGGTCGTCGGACATCGTCTCTTCATCGGCATATTCGGCAACATCCGCGGCAATGTTGTCGGCAATCGCTTGCGCATGCTCTCCGCAACCGACTTCTAGCAGGTGATCGAGCCGTCCGAGCCCATAGAGTTTGCCATCGGCATTCATCGCCTCGGTGATTCCGTCGGTATAGAACACGACTCGGTCGCCGGACGAGAAATAGTGCGTGCTGTTCGCGTATTCGACATCGGGCATCAAACCCAGCGGAATGTTCGGGTCGCCGTCCAGAGAACTGACCTCGGACTGTCCGCATCGCCGTAATCGCGGCGGATTGTGACCGGCGGAGGCGTAAACCAGTTTGCGGCTGGACGAATCAAACACGCCGTAGAATGCGGTCACAAAAGCTCCGAACTCACCGGTATATCGCTTCGAAAGGTGCTCGTTGATGAACTGAAGCATCTGGCCGGGATCGACCGACTCCGTCGGAAACATGTGCGCGATGCTGTGTGTGATCGCCATCACGACAGCGGCGGGGGTGCCATGACCGCTGACGTCGGCAATCAAGATTCCCCACTTGCCATCACGCAGCGGGAAGAAGTCGTAATAGTCGCCACCGGCTCGGTGTGACGTCCGGTAATAGGCGGCGACCTCCAGATTTTTGATCTCCGGCATTGCTCTTGGCAACAACGCTTGCTGAATGTCGGCGACGACCTTCAGTTCTCGGTCGACGATCTCATAGGCCTCACGAAGCTGATCGTTCAGCACCAGATTGTGAGTCGCCCGACCGAACAAATTGGCCAACCAGACATGCTCGGGAAAGTCCTCTCGATCGAACGCTGCTGGCTCGTCCCGCGCCAGCAGCACCATGTTGAGCGCGGCGCCGCGATCGAGCATCGGAATCGCCATCAGTGAACGCTGTCCATCGAGGAATTCCGCCGCCGGGTCGTCCGCATCGACATCCAGTTCGTCGATTACGACCGGATTTTCACCGTAAATAAGGTCAGCGAACAGGCCGCCCTCGAGTAACGGCAACTGGTCTTTTTGCTTCCACGGATTGACTTCTTCTTCCCACTCGCTGAATCGCGTCACCCGAACATACGGCTCGTCCAAGCCGCGCCGGCTCAGTGAAATTCTTCGATTCGCGGGAAAGACTTCCGCCATCCGCCGGCCATAGGCGCGGACCATCTCCTGCGGATCAGACTGCCGGCTCATTTCGCGCATCGTCTCGACAATATGGTCGAGCCGTTGCTGCCAATTCGACTGAATCCACTTCGGCCTTTGCACAGCAGTGGTCTCGCCGACTGCGTCGTCGGCTGAATCGCCGACCGTAGATGTCGAATTCATTCCGTCCCCTCGTGATGGTTATATCAGCGTAGGGAGCACCGGCGCGATCGTAAAGCGCCGGAAAACGTCGCCTTGCCCGAAAACGGACAGGTTTAGGTCTGCGTCGATCTGATCGAAGACGAATTGTGGACGAAACGGACGTCAGGTCGTGGGCCGGTGCAACCACTCGGAGAGTACGATGCGTGGGAAAACGCAGGCATCGCGAAAGTATCGTTTGAATAATCGGCGAGGCTCCGACGCCAGCCGATGCAGCCATTCCATTCCGATCCTTTGGGCCCAGCGTGGCGCCCGCATTTTTTCGCCGGCAAGAAAGTCGATCGTCGCCCCGGCGCAAAGCACGGCCTTCGCCTCAATGCGGTCGCTGTGGCGGGCGACCCAAAGCTCCTGTTTCGGAGCCCCGAACCCGACCACGAGGACATCCGGTGAGACTTCAGCAATTTTCTCGACAATCCGGTCGCTCTCGGCTGTGGAATGCTCGAATCCGAGGGGAGGGCTGTCGGTCCCCACGACGGTCACGTGAGGCCATCGAAGTTCAATTTGCTCCGCCGCCCGCGCGGCCACACCGGGAACTGCCCCGAGCAAAAACACCGTTATGGATCGTTCGATGCTTGCGCGATCAAAGATCGCCGGCACAAGGTCCGATCCGGCAACCCGTTCGGGAAGCGGTCGACCCAGCAAGCGGGCGGCGAGAACGAGCGGCGCACCGTCCGCGGTGACCAGTGAGGCGGTACGATAGGCTTCGTGGAGTTCTTCGTTCTCCCGCAGCATCACGATGTGATCAACGTTGGGAGTGACGACGAATCGCGCTTCGAACTGTGATTCGTCGAACCATCCGACGACATGATCGGCAGTCTCAGCCAATGATGCGGCGGCAATGTCGATATCGAAGATGCGGACGTGACGCAGTCGCTGGGGAGCGATCGTGGCGGTACTCATGGCGAGGCTTTCGTGGAAAGGCGTGAGGGCGAACCGGATCGTGCGGTGCGGACCCAGGAGGTTTGCCCGCGGCCGAGGAAATACCCCGCGTAAATCGGCAACTTCCGCACGATGTACCACGGAATGCCCAAGATGGTCTTTAACGGCACTGTGCGGCGGCAATACGCGGCCCAGCCGCAAAGAATGGTGAAGGCGAAACAGACTCCGGCGGCGGCCAGCACTGCCGTCCCCAGCCACGCGCCGCTTAAGACCGAGATCAACAGGTTCAGCGCGAATAGAGCTGCACCGCCCAGCACGAATAGACTTAAGGGCGGGATCGTCAAATCCAAGCCCAACGCAACCAGCGACAGACTCCGGCGTAAAAGACCGGCGACGACCAATGCGGGAAACAGTTTTGCGGTACTAAGATGCCCCTGTTCCCAACGAGTCCGTTGGCTGCGAAACGCTTCGCCACCGGCTGGCAAACCACTGGCAACCCGAGCCGTGGGGCAGAATAGCGTAGGCAGACCGGCTAACGCGAGGTCCACTCCCAGCTTCATATCTTCCGCAAGCTCACCACCGAGCGACGGAATTTTGCGAACGGCCGACCAAGGCAAAGCCATACCCGTTCCCATTAAATGGCACGGCAGTCCCATCGCATTAAGGCCAAGCGGTCGAATTAAGTTCTTAAACCGTATTCCCAATTCTGAAACCGCCCCGCTGGCAGATGTCTCGCCCGAGCGGCACAAATTCAATGACTGCACGGGGCGGCCCGTTTCGTCAGCCAGACGTGGGGCATCAATGAAGGTAAACCGTCCGACGCGACAATCAGCGTCCAGCACGAAGACGACGTCGGGAGGATCAGCCGAGAGATGCTTAAAGCCGAATTCCAACGCGTAGCCTTTGCCTCGAAGCTTCGCATCGCTGCGTTCGATCACTTCCGCCCCAGCGTTCTTGGCCAGCGCTGCCGTGTCGTCTTCGCAGTTATCGGCAATCACGACGACCCGCCCGTTGCCTGCGAGCCGATCAATCACATGCCGAGCCGTGCGTTCGATACAAGCCTCTTCATTATGTGCTGGAATCAGCACCGCGAGAGACGGCAGTGAAGCCGCCTCATCCCGTTGCCTGCGCTCTCGGATGCCCCGTTTCAAGTCGCGTCCGAACAGCAACGCCGCGAGCGATTCGCCGCAAAACACGAACGCAGCGAAAACCCAGGGCAGGCTCGCGAGAATTGCGATCGTATTCAATATGATAATCGACATTTCAATCTAGTCCGGCTTCCTAAAATGTGCAGGCTTCACTCATCATCTAAAGCGTCATTTCTTTTTCACTCACAGTCGCCGCTCAGCGGAACGACATGCGGTCCTTAATCGGTCTCAGTAGCGCCGCGGTGTTTCGTGCGGGTCGGCCGATCGACGAGGACTTGATGAAATGGCCGATCGCTTTTCCCGCCCGATGAAATGCGACTGAGGCCGCAGTCGACCGCAGCACGCCTTCTCGGACATACCCAACCCTGTCGCCGAATTCATGTTTAAATCTTGTATCGTCTTTTCCGAGATCGATCCGATGGATGCCAAGCTCTTCGCACCGCTTGGCGGTCTCCAGCAAGAGCAGACAACCCGGCGAATATCGGCGATACCGGGTGTTGTAGGACGGAAACCAATAGTGGAGCACTCCCCCGCAGACAATTCCGAAGTGAGCAGCCACCAGACGATCCCCGGCAAATAATCCGCTGACACAACCGCGCAGGTCCCCTTCACTTTGCACAAGCCGTCGGGCCAATTCTTTCGTCCACCCGAACGAAAAGATGTCCGTGTAACCGGTCCGAGTATATTGTTCCGATTTCCAACTCATTAATTGAGAAAGAATACCGTCCGGGCTTCCGCATAGCGTGAAATGAACGGGACCGAGCTCACGGACCATTTTCCGCAACTTCTGAGCCGACTGCTTGACCGTTCGGCAACCGCGATCTTGAATTCGTGCTCGATAGGCGTCGTAGCCGTCTTTCAGGTCGAGCGATCGCACCCTCATTTCAGATACAACACCTCGATCAAATGTAGACTGCCGCCCGACCAGATGACTAAATTCAACTTTCTTCAGCCCGCAAGCCCGCAAGAGAACTCG contains:
- a CDS encoding OB-fold-containig protein, translating into MDQFLTALLSPATLPGTVLLGLCLAYWSFVIVGAVDLDMFDIDLDLDLDLEFDAEQAAPSVADWGALSLKFLNIGDVPLMIWLTAFGLSYWTASMLIDQGVNYDLAWIPILGAIARAFALGVVGAKVMTQPLRGKFKEVETIDAGKLIGRRCEVETSIVDSDFGRIRINEDGAPLMLNARTHGEPIAKGSAATVVDYDPEQRLYWIEPVPLKPNDGPASQGEPENS
- a CDS encoding VOC family protein, whose protein sequence is MKLEHVALQVPDALAMGRWYAEHLGLTFKVNSTEKPFGQFLLDESGTVLLELYSFEDVPTPDYSSADPRVVHLAWLSDDLAADVDRLVAAGATVHAAPATIANGDEIAMLRDPWGICLQLVKRAQPFF
- a CDS encoding dipeptide epimerase, producing the protein MRLRSLKAFHLRIPLKKKIGHAGYVRRENDTLIVRAELSDGTVGWGEGLPRPYVTGESIDDAWSMLPEINVKPLTGDFESLADAIGQVDLIELPVAPPGRRDCFGNSVRSAIEIAFLDAACRCFNVPFSAVTQAHSVTEPIRTSVDEVRYSIVITAMNRWKECVNPLLYRLYGFKQCKLKLGLPGVDDIDSLQRVRRWIGPSIDIRVDANEAWDVAYLAPHLNALGESGISAVEQPVPHDQIAGLRKIRGQTEVPIMLDESLCSESDGRRAIDDGLCDVFNIRLSKCGGILRSHRLAVLAHRAGLSYQLGCMVGETGILSAAGRHFATSVGGIRYLEGSFDRYLVKTPLVNENLTFGRGGIAPALNAPGLGVTVDESAIHLAARRSYGFTV
- a CDS encoding NAD-dependent epimerase/dehydratase family protein, which gives rise to MTLTENDLVLVTGATGLVGSHVAEALRRRGVAVRALVRRSADVALLEEWGVEPAWGDLTDPIALQAAVKDVTVIVHCAAKVGDWGPVEDYRAVNVRGLEKLLTFAEQTEALKRFVQISSLGVYEARDHHGTDESTPPNASGIDGYTLTKFESEQLVLEHVESRDLPAVVLRPGFIYGPRDRTVLPRIMEKIKSGQFAFLGSGDQLLNNTNVKNLVAAVMLAIESDDVVGEVFNITDQRLVSKTEFISTICKEAGYEMPQKHVPLGVAKLLAKGMEGAWRLLGKKEAPLLSLAKYKFLGLNLDFSIEKAKSQLGYAPAVEFEQGMRETIAWFRDQRTAEPQSETVAA
- a CDS encoding PP2C family protein-serine/threonine phosphatase translates to MNSTSTVGDSADDAVGETTAVQRPKWIQSNWQQRLDHIVETMREMSRQSDPQEMVRAYGRRMAEVFPANRRISLSRRGLDEPYVRVTRFSEWEEEVNPWKQKDQLPLLEGGLFADLIYGENPVVIDELDVDADDPAAEFLDGQRSLMAIPMLDRGAALNMVLLARDEPAAFDREDFPEHVWLANLFGRATHNLVLNDQLREAYEIVDRELKVVADIQQALLPRAMPEIKNLEVAAYYRTSHRAGGDYYDFFPLRDGKWGILIADVSGHGTPAAVVMAITHSIAHMFPTESVDPGQMLQFINEHLSKRYTGEFGAFVTAFYGVFDSSSRKLVYASAGHNPPRLRRCGQSEVSSLDGDPNIPLGLMPDVEYANSTHYFSSGDRVVFYTDGITEAMNADGKLYGLGRLDHLLEVGCGEHAQAIADNIAADVAEYADEETMSDDRTLIVANVR
- a CDS encoding WecB/TagA/CpsF family glycosyltransferase, producing the protein MSTATIAPQRLRHVRIFDIDIAAASLAETADHVVGWFDESQFEARFVVTPNVDHIVMLRENEELHEAYRTASLVTADGAPLVLAARLLGRPLPERVAGSDLVPAIFDRASIERSITVFLLGAVPGVAARAAEQIELRWPHVTVVGTDSPPLGFEHSTAESDRIVEKIAEVSPDVLVVGFGAPKQELWVARHSDRIEAKAVLCAGATIDFLAGEKMRAPRWAQRIGMEWLHRLASEPRRLFKRYFRDACVFPRIVLSEWLHRPTT
- a CDS encoding glycosyltransferase family 2 protein, with the protein product MSIIILNTIAILASLPWVFAAFVFCGESLAALLFGRDLKRGIRERRQRDEAASLPSLAVLIPAHNEEACIERTARHVIDRLAGNGRVVVIADNCEDDTAALAKNAGAEVIERSDAKLRGKGYALEFGFKHLSADPPDVVFVLDADCRVGRFTFIDAPRLADETGRPVQSLNLCRSGETSASGAVSELGIRFKNLIRPLGLNAMGLPCHLMGTGMALPWSAVRKIPSLGGELAEDMKLGVDLALAGLPTLFCPTARVASGLPAGGEAFRSQRTRWEQGHLSTAKLFPALVVAGLLRRSLSLVALGLDLTIPPLSLFVLGGAALFALNLLISVLSGAWLGTAVLAAAGVCFAFTILCGWAAYCRRTVPLKTILGIPWYIVRKLPIYAGYFLGRGQTSWVRTARSGSPSRLSTKASP
- a CDS encoding GNAT family N-acetyltransferase, translated to MLSRIEIIEARHLDADHCAAWNAIRSSSHEFDSPYFHPEFTKAVGAVRSDVFVAVIERYGQPVAFFPFQRSLFGQGRPVGGRLNDSHGIVASADFNCDWRVLLRACGLKKVEFSHLVGRQSTFDRGVVSEMRVRSLDLKDGYDAYRARIQDRGCRTVKQSAQKLRKMVRELGPVHFTLCGSPDGILSQLMSWKSEQYTRTGYTDIFSFGWTKELARRLVQSEGDLRGCVSGLFAGDRLVAAHFGIVCGGVLHYWFPSYNTRYRRYSPGCLLLLETAKRCEELGIHRIDLGKDDTRFKHEFGDRVGYVREGVLRSTAASVAFHRAGKAIGHFIKSSSIGRPARNTAALLRPIKDRMSFR